One genomic window of Arachis hypogaea cultivar Tifrunner chromosome 8, arahy.Tifrunner.gnm2.J5K5, whole genome shotgun sequence includes the following:
- the LOC112705317 gene encoding protein C2-DOMAIN ABA-RELATED 7-like has translation MEDILGLIKLRIKRGINLAKRDTFSSDPYVVVKMEEQKLKTAFIRKNINPEWNEELTLYVKDVATPITVQVYDKDTFTADDEMGDAFIDLRPYIGCYYLMGLERLPDGCVVKKIQPNKTNCLAEESTCFWRNGCIVQNMILRLKNVECGEIECEIEWRDIPGCKGLSGLRS, from the exons ATGGAAGATATACTTGGTCTTATCAAACTTAGGATTAAAAGAGGCATTAATCTCGCAAAACGCGATACTTTTTCTAGTGACCCTTATGTTGTTGTCAAAATGGAAGAACAG AAGTTGAAAACTGCGTTCATACGCAAAAATATCAATCCAGAATGGAATGAAGAATTGACTCTTTATGTTAAGGATGTTGCAACTCCAATAACTGTG CAAGTTTATGACAAAGACACATTCACTGCAGACGATGAAATGGGAGATGCATTTATAGACTTAAGGCCGTATATTGGGTGCTATTATTTGATGGGGTTAGAGAGATTGCCAGATGGATGTGTGGTAAAGAAAATTCAACCAAATAAGACTAACTGTCTTGCTGAAGAGAGCACATGCTTTTGGCGCAATGGCTGTATAGTCCAAAATATGATACTAAGATTGAAAAATGTTGAGTGCGGCGAAATAGAGTGTGAGATTGAGTGGCGTGATATTCCTGGTTGTAAAGGTTTATCTGGACTAAGATCTTGA